In one window of Dehalococcoidales bacterium DNA:
- a CDS encoding FAD-binding and (Fe-S)-binding domain-containing protein, which yields MGKMNNELRTDLEKKFGNRVNFRKLERKLYGHDIAAIPGLIKPLIGKTIPDAVVQPQTEDELVDLIRWAAQHSIPITPRGKASSGYGGVIPLRRGIVVDFYRMQAIKHIDSDKKTATVEAGIVWETLDKELIKRGLTLRLYPSSYPAATVGGWLAQGGAGIGSFEAGWFRDNVVSARVVMLSGEVREFSGDDLDLISAAEGTTGLISEVTLLVQPLEEIEVVAIGCPDASDLQQMVQSMIDRKLPIWSLLFINPRMAELKNKAPLLEHFEYPIEERVLLPASYIATLTFRKKDRGIIMDSLPEIMKPCQAELLSDRIAQHEWKNRFKIMLVKRLGPSLVPAEVVIPLSELGNVMAEIEAKVDQPVVKEGLVIREGANGQPEVVILGFIPSDQRRFDYNFVFGLALTIIKIAEKHGGRPYSTGMYFTGKAEKAIGKDAVNRIKAFKRKYDPRSILNPGKVINSGLIGSFMLLAQAMEPLIRPFGNLVMTHLGERPTKPVRGIPADIAWYAYGCSQCGYCVHECDQFYGRGWESQSPRGKWYWLREYMEGREEWDQFMVDTILVCTTCELCNLRCSASLPIETSWMKLRGKLIDEDKKMTIPPFEMMAAALRKEGDIWAAYRKDRALWFPKDLEEKHGPSHKAKIAYFTGCTASHVETDIAMATVRLLDAAGVDFTYLAEKDNCCGTPMLVCGKWDVFEETMRQNIRNMKDIGVDTVVCSCPACDMMWRQTYPRWAEKLGIDYNIEAKHYSEVVAEKIKAGEFTFPDSGYNTRVTLHDSCHIGRVSSVYDAPRELIKAIPGVELVEMEHNREWAHCCGSVLTLIKDPPVAAEIGKARMDEATAVGAEKLLALCPCCEFQFRVTADKKDIPIETVDLARFSASALGYDFPDSNPEVLRQWAVFEAMVYLMTPQGFADLMGSMWPELIDAMPLRMGGMMRAIGKVPGILNLMKPLFPVLFPRLLPRMMPKVMAVMLQRVEERIPMPDYMREQMPELMPKVMDNLMPHMIGDVVPLITGPMIDYLRGV from the coding sequence ATGGGTAAAATGAATAATGAGTTGCGCACAGACCTGGAAAAGAAATTCGGTAACCGCGTCAATTTTCGTAAGTTAGAAAGAAAGCTCTACGGGCACGATATTGCTGCAATTCCCGGATTAATCAAACCACTCATTGGTAAGACTATTCCGGATGCAGTAGTTCAACCGCAGACGGAGGATGAACTGGTTGACCTCATTCGCTGGGCAGCACAGCATAGCATACCCATTACCCCGCGCGGCAAGGCTTCATCTGGCTACGGCGGTGTGATACCTCTAAGGCGTGGCATTGTCGTTGACTTCTACCGCATGCAGGCAATAAAACACATCGACTCGGATAAGAAGACAGCGACAGTAGAGGCTGGTATTGTCTGGGAAACGTTAGACAAAGAGCTAATAAAGCGGGGGTTGACCCTCAGGCTATATCCATCCAGCTACCCGGCGGCAACTGTTGGTGGTTGGTTGGCTCAGGGAGGTGCTGGCATTGGCTCCTTCGAAGCGGGATGGTTCCGCGACAATGTCGTAAGCGCGCGTGTAGTGATGCTTAGCGGCGAGGTCAGGGAATTCAGTGGAGATGACCTCGACCTTATATCCGCGGCTGAGGGTACCACCGGGCTTATTAGTGAGGTAACACTCCTCGTCCAGCCCCTGGAAGAAATCGAGGTTGTTGCCATCGGTTGTCCAGATGCCAGCGACCTGCAGCAAATGGTTCAATCTATGATAGACCGAAAGCTGCCCATATGGTCATTGCTCTTTATAAACCCGCGCATGGCGGAGCTGAAGAACAAGGCTCCGTTGCTGGAACACTTCGAATATCCCATAGAGGAAAGAGTGCTCCTGCCCGCGTCCTACATAGCCACCTTAACCTTCCGCAAGAAGGATCGCGGTATCATCATGGACAGTCTGCCCGAAATCATGAAGCCATGTCAGGCAGAACTCTTAAGCGACCGTATTGCTCAGCACGAATGGAAAAACCGCTTCAAGATTATGCTGGTTAAGCGCCTGGGCCCCAGCCTGGTGCCGGCGGAAGTGGTCATCCCCCTCTCCGAACTGGGTAATGTCATGGCGGAGATTGAAGCTAAGGTAGACCAGCCCGTCGTTAAAGAAGGTCTGGTCATCAGGGAAGGTGCAAACGGCCAGCCTGAAGTGGTAATACTCGGCTTTATCCCCAGTGACCAGCGCCGCTTCGACTACAATTTTGTCTTTGGTCTGGCACTGACCATAATTAAAATCGCTGAAAAACATGGTGGCCGTCCCTATTCTACCGGTATGTATTTCACCGGCAAAGCAGAAAAGGCAATTGGGAAAGATGCTGTTAACCGCATCAAGGCTTTCAAGAGGAAGTATGACCCGCGGTCTATTCTCAACCCGGGCAAAGTCATCAACAGTGGCCTAATAGGTAGCTTCATGCTCCTGGCTCAAGCTATGGAACCACTGATTCGCCCGTTCGGTAATCTTGTTATGACTCATCTGGGGGAGAGACCAACCAAGCCAGTGCGGGGCATCCCGGCAGATATCGCCTGGTATGCCTACGGCTGCTCCCAGTGCGGTTACTGTGTGCATGAATGCGACCAGTTCTACGGTCGTGGCTGGGAGAGTCAGAGCCCGCGTGGCAAATGGTACTGGTTGCGAGAGTACATGGAGGGGCGCGAGGAATGGGACCAGTTTATGGTCGATACCATTCTCGTTTGCACCACCTGTGAGCTTTGTAATCTGCGCTGCTCGGCATCACTCCCCATCGAGACCTCCTGGATGAAGTTGCGCGGCAAACTTATTGACGAGGATAAGAAAATGACCATCCCCCCCTTCGAGATGATGGCGGCGGCGTTGCGCAAGGAGGGCGATATCTGGGCAGCGTACCGTAAAGACCGCGCCCTCTGGTTCCCAAAGGACCTTGAAGAGAAACACGGACCGTCGCATAAGGCAAAAATTGCCTACTTCACCGGCTGTACGGCCAGCCATGTTGAGACTGATATTGCCATGGCTACGGTACGTCTACTTGATGCTGCCGGTGTTGACTTTACCTATCTCGCGGAGAAGGATAACTGCTGCGGGACACCGATGCTGGTCTGCGGGAAATGGGATGTATTCGAGGAAACAATGAGGCAGAATATCCGGAATATGAAAGACATCGGTGTCGATACCGTGGTGTGTTCATGTCCCGCCTGTGACATGATGTGGCGGCAAACCTATCCGAGATGGGCGGAAAAACTTGGTATTGACTACAATATTGAAGCCAAACACTACAGTGAAGTGGTCGCTGAAAAAATAAAAGCTGGTGAATTTACTTTTCCTGATAGTGGTTATAACACCAGGGTAACTCTTCATGATTCATGTCACATTGGTCGCGTATCGAGTGTCTATGATGCTCCCCGCGAGCTTATCAAGGCTATACCCGGTGTGGAACTGGTGGAGATGGAGCATAATCGGGAATGGGCACACTGCTGTGGTAGTGTTCTCACCCTCATCAAGGACCCTCCGGTGGCTGCCGAGATTGGTAAGGCGCGAATGGACGAGGCAACTGCGGTTGGTGCCGAGAAATTGCTGGCCTTATGTCCCTGTTGCGAGTTCCAGTTCCGGGTCACTGCCGACAAGAAGGATATCCCTATTGAGACCGTTGACCTGGCCCGTTTCAGCGCATCAGCCCTGGGTTATGATTTCCCCGATTCCAATCCCGAAGTGCTGCGACAATGGGCGGTCTTCGAAGCAATGGTATACTTGATGACACCGCAGGGTTTTGCTGACCTGATGGGTAGCATGTGGCCGGAACTAATTGATGCCATGCCACTGCGCATGGGGGGAATGATGAGGGCTATTGGCAAGGTCCCGGGAATTTTGAATCTCATGAAACCGTTGTTCCCTGTTCTATTCCCCAGGTTACTACCCCGGATGATGCCCAAAGTCATGGCTGTCATGCTCCAGCGCGTGGAAGAGCGAATACCTATGCCTGACTATATGCGGGAGCAGATGCCGGAACTGATGCCAAAAGTTATGGACAACCTGATGCCCCACATGATTGGTGATGTGGTGCCGCTGATTACGGGACCAATGATTGACTACCTCAGGGGGGTGTAG
- a CDS encoding metalloregulator ArsR/SmtB family transcription factor, whose protein sequence is MLYVKEDEGKIEVLELQAELCKSLSNPKRLHIIQELRGGEKTVSELSEVLGLKQSNTSQHIAILRRIGIISPRKEGSTVYYKLVSPKIAEACDIVHEVITEQLRNRQRLSNLIQQ, encoded by the coding sequence TTGTTATACGTAAAAGAAGATGAAGGCAAAATCGAGGTACTGGAACTACAAGCCGAACTGTGCAAATCCTTGTCAAACCCAAAACGCCTCCATATAATCCAGGAACTGCGGGGAGGCGAAAAGACCGTTAGCGAATTATCCGAAGTACTGGGACTCAAGCAATCGAACACCTCCCAGCATATCGCCATACTGCGTAGGATAGGCATAATTTCCCCCCGAAAAGAGGGTAGTACAGTCTATTATAAGCTTGTTAGTCCAAAGATAGCCGAGGCATGTGACATAGTGCACGAAGTCATCACCGAGCAGCTACGAAACCGCCAGCGACTCTCCAACCTGATACAACAGTAG